A window of the Herpetosiphon gulosus genome harbors these coding sequences:
- a CDS encoding class I SAM-dependent methyltransferase, protein MISAPSHGVADQCDTIDRQALFEQMAPSYAQISSLSSLGIISAWRKRCVATAQIQPGMVVADLLCGGGEAWPWLEQSMQGRGSLIALDLVAQPLKYPILLERIEVHNCDMFSNQLASQSLDRVVCCFGLKTFCYSELVRFAGEIRRLLRPNGRFSLVEVGTSSSWLSSLGQIYLQTIVPLLARSLGAPSYPYRQLAPLAQRFGDGKHVLQAFKQAGLQVEHQPIWGGLAHVFSGNRD, encoded by the coding sequence ATGATTTCAGCACCAAGCCATGGCGTAGCCGATCAATGTGACACTATCGATCGACAAGCACTATTTGAACAAATGGCTCCTTCATATGCTCAAATCAGCTCGCTCAGCAGCTTGGGCATTATCAGTGCTTGGCGCAAACGTTGTGTTGCCACGGCACAGATTCAGCCAGGGATGGTTGTTGCTGATTTGTTGTGTGGTGGCGGCGAGGCTTGGCCTTGGCTAGAGCAATCAATGCAAGGGCGTGGCTCGTTGATTGCGCTCGATCTAGTAGCGCAACCCTTGAAATATCCGATTTTGCTTGAGCGAATTGAAGTGCACAATTGTGATATGTTTAGCAACCAACTAGCTAGCCAGAGCCTTGACCGGGTGGTATGTTGCTTTGGATTAAAGACATTTTGTTATAGCGAGTTGGTACGTTTTGCTGGCGAAATTCGGCGTTTGTTGCGGCCAAATGGCCGGTTTAGCTTGGTTGAGGTTGGCACAAGTAGTTCATGGTTGAGCAGCTTGGGCCAAATCTATTTGCAAACGATTGTGCCTTTGTTAGCTCGTAGTTTGGGTGCACCAAGCTACCCCTACCGCCAGCTTGCGCCGTTAGCGCAGCGGTTTGGCGATGGCAAGCATGTGCTGCAAGCCTTCAAACAAGCTGGTTTGCAGGTTGAGCATCAGCCAATTTGGGGTGGTTTGGCCCATGTGTTTAGCGGAAATCGCGATTAG
- a CDS encoding protein phosphatase 2C domain-containing protein translates to MTTYTWLGHDQPHLDTLFVQDLGAMVFVSFGGVVAQGARKNEDAAAIFIDPAGGWELAVVIDAHHSAQSALLILETLIGAETQLRECLNQPLNQAFFSLDRALLDLFRSNRFRARCAAIQGEASCLFVARKDEYVWYWAVGDCIGYIFHPSIARLGEMQLNQRRFYEWIGNVNTWDGVLPSYSTGIRLLQPGLTTIMLTTDGLLECGTRPFENPTTLYNTVCWEHHSLPRTARALLERVQAEGGRDSATAILWQFDSTWAGANRDFR, encoded by the coding sequence ATGACAACCTACACTTGGCTTGGCCACGACCAGCCACATCTTGATACCTTGTTCGTTCAAGACCTTGGGGCAATGGTCTTCGTCAGTTTTGGTGGGGTGGTTGCCCAAGGCGCTCGGAAAAATGAAGATGCTGCGGCAATTTTCATCGATCCTGCTGGCGGATGGGAGTTGGCAGTGGTGATCGATGCTCATCATTCAGCCCAAAGCGCCCTGTTGATTTTAGAAACCTTGATTGGGGCCGAAACCCAACTACGCGAATGTTTGAACCAACCCTTGAATCAAGCCTTTTTTAGCTTGGATCGGGCCTTACTTGATCTATTTCGCAGTAATCGCTTTCGTGCGCGGTGTGCCGCAATTCAAGGCGAGGCTTCGTGTTTATTCGTGGCTCGCAAAGATGAGTATGTTTGGTATTGGGCAGTTGGCGATTGTATTGGCTATATTTTTCACCCCAGCATTGCACGACTGGGCGAGATGCAGCTCAACCAACGGCGCTTTTACGAATGGATTGGCAATGTCAATACTTGGGATGGCGTGTTGCCTTCGTACTCCACAGGCATTCGTTTATTGCAACCTGGCCTAACCACGATTATGTTAACGACTGATGGCTTGTTGGAATGTGGCACACGCCCTTTTGAAAACCCAACCACCTTGTATAACACTGTCTGTTGGGAACATCATAGCCTGCCACGAACTGCCCGCGCCTTGCTCGAACGGGTACAAGCCGAGGGTGGTCGCGATAGTGCCACCGCCATTTTGTGGCAATTTGATAGCACATGGGCTGGCGCTAATCGCGATTTCCGCTAA
- a CDS encoding 1,4-alpha-glucan branching protein domain-containing protein — MEKPTTDQPTDLCIIMHAHAPFVRQPGPSSHGEEELHGLMADCYIPLLRGLADLIEQNKAVKMGLAISPILLHQLNDPVVQKHMLHHLDEAIAQAERRLEATKGDEHAAYLAQFYLQLHQRTLHVFEKQWSRNIVAMTRELVEAEALEVLGHTATYPVPHLYDRPTLRTQVEIGTIALMHLLGQTPSVLWSAEDPVSPEWEQILKPLDMRALVGTANPELRGQALSWLSEARQTAVITPDQRLLTHIRSVGLGYPGDPLYRAPMEIPMDDGMLSRDGSAYDPFYAYARARMHARHFTAVLSETASNGQPLVIVADMELFGSGWFEGGLWLRTLLEELPSHFRLVTPSTLLKRHKPSVVVPPQHFAGIIDGRLSAAHRQLQAAVAQYPQAYGDREQVLNQAAREFLLAQSGDWDRWVGTPGADYANARRSEHLQKFDWLMQLLPHETLLPVAAREFAALQERDNPFPTLNYRLFGNFER, encoded by the coding sequence ATGGAAAAGCCCACGACTGACCAACCAACCGATCTCTGCATCATTATGCATGCCCATGCGCCGTTTGTGCGCCAACCTGGGCCATCCAGCCATGGCGAAGAAGAGTTGCATGGCCTGATGGCCGATTGTTATATTCCGCTCTTGCGTGGCCTCGCCGACTTGATCGAGCAAAATAAAGCGGTCAAAATGGGCTTAGCCATCAGCCCAATTTTGTTGCATCAATTGAATGATCCGGTTGTGCAAAAGCATATGCTGCATCATCTCGATGAGGCGATTGCTCAGGCCGAACGACGGCTTGAAGCAACCAAGGGCGATGAGCATGCAGCCTATCTAGCTCAATTTTATTTGCAACTGCATCAACGCACCTTGCACGTCTTTGAAAAGCAGTGGAGCCGCAATATTGTCGCCATGACCCGCGAGTTGGTCGAGGCTGAAGCGCTTGAAGTGCTGGGCCATACCGCGACCTACCCCGTGCCGCACTTATATGATCGTCCAACCTTGCGCACCCAAGTCGAGATTGGCACGATCGCGCTGATGCATTTGCTTGGCCAAACTCCCAGCGTACTTTGGAGCGCCGAAGATCCAGTTTCGCCGGAGTGGGAGCAAATTCTCAAGCCTTTGGATATGCGGGCTTTGGTTGGCACGGCCAACCCTGAGTTGCGCGGCCAAGCGCTTTCTTGGCTTTCCGAGGCCCGTCAAACCGCTGTGATTACGCCTGATCAGCGCTTGTTGACCCATATTCGCTCGGTTGGCTTGGGCTATCCTGGCGATCCGCTGTATCGTGCGCCGATGGAAATTCCCATGGATGATGGGATGCTGAGCCGCGATGGCAGCGCCTATGATCCATTTTATGCTTATGCGCGGGCGCGGATGCATGCGCGGCACTTCACCGCTGTGCTCAGCGAAACCGCTAGCAATGGTCAGCCCTTGGTAATTGTGGCCGATATGGAATTATTTGGTAGCGGCTGGTTTGAGGGTGGTTTGTGGTTGCGCACCTTGCTCGAAGAATTACCCAGCCATTTTCGCTTGGTTACACCCAGCACACTGCTCAAACGTCATAAACCTAGTGTGGTTGTGCCACCACAGCATTTTGCCGGAATTATCGATGGCCGTTTGAGCGCTGCCCATCGCCAATTACAAGCGGCGGTGGCGCAGTATCCCCAAGCCTATGGCGACCGTGAACAGGTGCTCAACCAAGCTGCTCGTGAGTTTTTGCTGGCGCAATCAGGTGATTGGGATCGTTGGGTTGGTACGCCTGGCGCTGATTACGCCAATGCTCGGCGTAGCGAACACCTACAAAAATTCGATTGGCTGATGCAATTGTTGCCCCATGAAACATTGTTGCCAGTTGCCGCCCGCGAATTTGCCGCCTTGCAAGAGCGCGACAACCCTTTTCCAACCCTGAATTATCGTTTGTTTGGGAATTTTGAACGATGA
- a CDS encoding DUF2270 domain-containing protein yields MASYNAYMRPSRSAQQAAPPAAMVHLYRGLMDRAVTWRSRIDTPTNWAVAITGTVSSFVLGDANHHHAVVLLTIVFCMGFWFIEARRYRYYDLWATWVRILETDYYVPLLGQNTLAVDQYWHKLLLTDMNTPHFKITTLEALGRRLRHNYMAIFLFLLFIWLLKLMIHPQITNRPSLETFIYDASLGPFNGKFVILSVLAFYALLIIVALITIPRWGARTEMVSHERVLRKLALPEAMPVGKAKRRGGRRKSYGKAHD; encoded by the coding sequence ATGGCCTCGTATAATGCCTATATGCGACCTTCACGTTCGGCCCAACAGGCAGCCCCCCCAGCAGCGATGGTTCATCTCTACCGTGGTTTGATGGATCGCGCAGTGACATGGCGTTCACGGATCGACACGCCAACCAACTGGGCCGTAGCGATTACGGGTACTGTTTCGAGTTTTGTGCTGGGCGATGCCAATCATCATCATGCAGTTGTGCTGCTAACAATCGTCTTTTGTATGGGCTTTTGGTTCATCGAAGCCCGGCGCTATCGCTATTACGATTTATGGGCAACTTGGGTTCGCATCCTCGAAACTGATTATTATGTCCCATTGCTTGGTCAAAACACCCTCGCAGTTGATCAATATTGGCATAAATTGCTGCTGACCGATATGAACACGCCGCATTTTAAGATCACAACTTTAGAAGCCTTGGGGCGACGGTTACGCCACAACTACATGGCGATTTTTCTGTTTTTGCTCTTTATTTGGCTGCTCAAGCTGATGATTCATCCGCAAATTACCAATCGGCCCTCGCTCGAAACCTTTATCTACGATGCGAGTTTAGGGCCATTCAACGGTAAATTTGTAATTTTATCGGTCTTAGCTTTTTATGCGCTCTTGATCATCGTGGCATTAATTACGATTCCCCGTTGGGGTGCTCGCACCGAAATGGTGAGCCATGAACGGGTATTACGGAAGTTAGCACTGCCAGAAGCCATGCCAGTGGGGAAAGCCAAACGACGGGGAGGGCGACGCAAATCATATGGAAAAGCCCACGACTGA
- a CDS encoding glycosyltransferase family 2 protein, which produces MALDCSVVIISWNVAGLLRQCLASISQSLANSTYSYEVIVVDNASHDDSVAVVRQEFPKVQIIETGANLGYAGGVNRGVDAAQGQWILVLNPDTVMQTDAIPQLLDWAQQQPDASVIGPQLRYPDGSIQSSRRRLPTKASYFFESTLLERWWPNNPWALAYRCADQSADQPQQVEWLMGAALLVRKSAIEQAGLMDRRFWMYSEEVDWQARLGRFGPIWYLPQAVIVHHEGKSSEQAPARKHWAFQQSKLRYAALYEGPVFATCLHFFLASSYLYELAVESVKWLLGHKRELRWQRMQIYWQVLRHFG; this is translated from the coding sequence ATGGCGCTCGATTGTAGTGTCGTGATTATTTCATGGAATGTGGCAGGTTTGTTGCGCCAATGTTTGGCCTCGATCAGCCAATCGCTAGCAAATAGCACCTATAGCTACGAAGTGATTGTGGTCGATAATGCTTCGCACGACGATTCGGTGGCGGTAGTGCGCCAAGAATTCCCCAAGGTTCAGATTATCGAAACTGGAGCCAATTTAGGCTATGCTGGCGGGGTTAATCGTGGGGTCGATGCAGCCCAAGGCCAATGGATTTTGGTGCTCAACCCTGATACTGTTATGCAAACCGATGCAATTCCTCAATTGTTGGATTGGGCGCAACAGCAGCCCGATGCCAGCGTAATTGGCCCGCAACTGCGCTACCCCGATGGCTCAATTCAATCGTCACGGCGACGACTACCCACCAAAGCTAGTTATTTTTTTGAAAGTACCCTGCTTGAACGCTGGTGGCCCAACAATCCTTGGGCGCTGGCCTATCGCTGTGCCGATCAGTCCGCCGATCAGCCACAACAAGTCGAATGGCTCATGGGTGCAGCCTTATTAGTGCGTAAATCGGCAATCGAGCAAGCTGGATTGATGGATCGACGCTTCTGGATGTATTCGGAGGAAGTTGATTGGCAAGCCCGCTTGGGGCGTTTTGGGCCAATTTGGTATCTGCCGCAAGCAGTGATCGTGCACCACGAAGGCAAATCCAGCGAACAAGCCCCAGCACGGAAACATTGGGCCTTCCAACAATCCAAATTGCGCTATGCTGCCCTGTATGAAGGGCCAGTGTTTGCCACCTGTTTACACTTTTTCTTAGCGAGCAGTTATCTGTATGAACTCGCAGTTGAGAGTGTTAAGTGGCTGCTTGGGCATAAACGCGAGCTACGTTGGCAGCGCATGCAAATTTATTGGCAGGTGTTGCGCCATTTTGGCTAG
- a CDS encoding DUF402 domain-containing protein, with product MMDKLPHTFYRRRFVDGRHHVFHSYGFGRVVRNDAELLVYDWSLGTPQRITDTLGWGSDAPRTRLFDQRASRAFGRSWWWRSRPLNITSMYDERGNLIVQRIDFASKAMDISGSFYQTDLYLDCFVAANGTTHVVEDEDEVIEAEEVGLLSQTQRVMIETELDTVRNLLRNGTWLSWLEAAAGAPFDRTFLPKARNYDGFWQSRASYWPED from the coding sequence ATGATGGATAAGCTCCCACATACGTTTTATCGCCGCCGTTTTGTTGATGGTCGCCATCATGTGTTCCATTCGTATGGATTCGGGCGGGTTGTCCGCAACGATGCTGAGTTGTTAGTCTATGATTGGTCGCTTGGTACACCGCAACGAATTACCGATACACTTGGTTGGGGCAGCGATGCGCCGCGCACCCGTTTGTTTGATCAACGGGCTTCCCGCGCCTTTGGGCGTTCGTGGTGGTGGCGTTCGCGGCCACTCAACATTACCAGCATGTATGATGAGCGGGGCAATTTGATTGTGCAACGCATCGATTTTGCCAGCAAAGCCATGGATATTAGCGGCAGCTTTTATCAAACCGATCTCTACCTCGATTGTTTTGTGGCTGCCAATGGCACAACCCACGTCGTTGAAGATGAAGATGAAGTGATCGAGGCCGAAGAAGTTGGTTTGCTCAGCCAAACTCAACGAGTGATGATCGAAACTGAACTGGATACAGTGCGCAATTTGCTGCGCAATGGTACATGGCTGAGTTGGCTCGAAGCCGCCGCTGGCGCACCATTTGATCGCACATTTTTACCCAAAGCTCGTAACTACGATGGTTTTTGGCAATCGCGGGCGAGCTATTGGCCGGAGGATTAA
- a CDS encoding CHRD domain-containing protein produces MLNRFRTPRMFSFVTLLSLFSLVVGLNLAQAAPRTTQGGGGFSPGNLVVVRVGNGSSSLSSVSTAVFLDEYTTNGDFVQTVPMPTALNGNNRRVTMSGTATSEGALSLSGDGQHLLLAGYDADVGIGAIAASSSSVFNRVVAKVSLSGLIDTTNVITDSYSANNIRGATGNGDNIWATGTGSPGGVRFLNGIGTTTTLITPTNTRVVHTYGGNLYFSSSSATSRGIFQIGTGLPTTAGQTIMPIASATSPYGFVFLDREPSVVGVDTLYVADDGTNLRKFSFDGTTWTLQGVWSIPSTAFHLAAQDNGANGVDLYLTRGTNSLSKLTDTAAYNQPINAAALTPIVPVGVNTAFRGIIVVPGAVQATPTPTETATVTASETPSPTAAPSCLRFMVSLEGSQEVPPSSSKATGGGTVDVDTVNNILSYNLSYQGLSGTETAAHIHGFAPRGGNAGVLVGLSTGSPKVGTFNYAENQEASILAGQTYVNIHTDSFPGGEIRGQIDGATINCPAPTETPTATETATATPTDIPTATAVPSCLRFMVSLEGSQEVPPSGSKATGGGTVDVDTVNNILSYNLSYQGLSGTETAAHIHGFAPRGGNAGVLVGLSTGSPKVGTFNYAENQEANILAGQTYVNIHTDSFPGGEIRGQIDGATINCPPPTATPTETVTPSATSTATATGTATPSLTPIITPPPSCITMTVSGSGSQEVPPNISNGMIMGMIEINTVANTINYNLSYHDLSSAETAAHIHGFAPRGSNAGVLFNLPLGTSKVGSVSYAENQEANILAGQTYINIHSSNFPGGELRAQLDGATALCATPTPTATGTVTNTPTNTATATVTNTPTNTVTAVPPTFTIYLPLTMK; encoded by the coding sequence GTGCTGAATCGGTTTCGAACACCTCGCATGTTCTCGTTCGTAACATTGCTCTCGCTATTTAGCCTTGTCGTTGGCCTCAATTTAGCCCAAGCGGCCCCGCGCACCACTCAAGGCGGTGGTGGCTTTAGCCCCGGCAATTTGGTGGTAGTACGGGTTGGTAACGGCAGCAGTTCGCTTTCAAGTGTTTCCACAGCAGTATTTCTCGATGAGTACACTACCAACGGCGATTTTGTGCAAACTGTTCCCATGCCAACCGCATTGAATGGTAATAACCGCCGTGTCACTATGTCGGGTACGGCAACCTCGGAAGGCGCACTCAGCCTTTCAGGCGATGGACAACATCTGCTGCTGGCAGGTTATGATGCTGATGTTGGGATTGGAGCAATTGCTGCATCATCAAGCAGTGTCTTCAATCGGGTAGTTGCTAAAGTTAGCCTGAGCGGCCTGATTGATACAACCAATGTGATTACTGATTCCTATAGTGCTAACAATATTCGGGGCGCGACAGGTAATGGCGACAATATTTGGGCAACCGGGACAGGTAGTCCAGGCGGAGTGCGGTTTCTGAATGGCATCGGCACAACCACTACCTTGATCACCCCAACCAACACCCGCGTTGTGCATACCTATGGTGGTAATCTCTACTTCTCATCATCATCAGCCACATCACGTGGGATTTTTCAAATTGGCACTGGCTTGCCAACCACTGCTGGCCAAACGATTATGCCGATTGCTAGTGCAACTTCGCCCTATGGCTTCGTTTTCTTAGATCGTGAGCCAAGTGTAGTTGGGGTAGATACCTTATACGTCGCCGACGATGGCACGAACTTGCGCAAATTCTCGTTCGATGGCACAACTTGGACATTGCAAGGTGTTTGGAGCATACCAAGCACTGCATTTCACCTCGCAGCCCAAGATAATGGAGCCAACGGCGTTGATTTGTACCTGACTCGTGGCACTAATAGCCTTAGCAAATTGACCGATACCGCAGCTTATAACCAACCAATTAATGCTGCTGCTCTAACTCCAATTGTTCCAGTTGGAGTCAACACGGCGTTTCGTGGAATTATCGTTGTGCCTGGAGCAGTCCAAGCCACGCCAACTCCTACCGAAACCGCGACAGTAACGGCGAGCGAAACCCCATCGCCAACCGCAGCACCAAGCTGCTTGCGCTTTATGGTTAGCTTGGAAGGCTCGCAAGAAGTGCCGCCCAGCAGCAGCAAGGCAACTGGTGGTGGCACGGTCGATGTCGATACCGTCAACAATATTTTGAGCTACAACTTGAGCTACCAAGGTTTGAGTGGCACTGAAACCGCTGCACATATTCATGGTTTTGCGCCACGTGGCGGAAACGCAGGAGTTTTAGTTGGCTTGAGCACTGGCTCGCCTAAAGTTGGCACCTTCAATTACGCTGAGAACCAAGAAGCCAGCATTTTGGCCGGCCAAACCTACGTCAATATTCATACCGATAGTTTCCCTGGTGGCGAAATTCGTGGCCAAATTGATGGGGCGACGATTAATTGTCCTGCGCCAACCGAAACCCCGACTGCCACCGAAACTGCAACCGCTACCCCAACTGATATTCCAACTGCAACCGCAGTGCCAAGCTGTTTGCGCTTTATGGTCAGTTTGGAAGGCTCGCAAGAAGTGCCACCAAGCGGCAGCAAGGCAACTGGCGGCGGCACGGTCGATGTCGATACCGTCAACAACATTTTGAGCTATAACCTGAGCTACCAAGGTTTGAGCGGCACTGAAACCGCTGCACATATTCACGGTTTTGCGCCGCGTGGCGGCAATGCTGGAGTTTTAGTTGGCTTGAGCACTGGCTCACCCAAAGTTGGCACCTTCAATTACGCTGAGAACCAAGAAGCCAACATTTTGGCCGGCCAAACCTACGTCAATATTCATACCGATAGTTTCCCTGGTGGCGAAATTCGCGGCCAAATTGATGGCGCGACGATCAATTGTCCACCACCAACTGCAACCCCGACCGAAACTGTTACGCCGAGTGCTACCTCAACTGCGACGGCAACTGGCACGGCCACACCCAGCCTAACCCCGATCATCACGCCGCCACCAAGCTGTATTACGATGACGGTCAGTGGCAGCGGTTCGCAAGAAGTGCCACCGAATATCAGCAATGGAATGATTATGGGTATGATTGAAATTAATACGGTTGCCAATACCATCAACTACAATCTCAGCTACCACGATTTGAGCAGCGCCGAAACTGCTGCACATATTCATGGCTTTGCACCGCGTGGCTCCAATGCAGGTGTGCTATTCAATCTGCCGCTTGGCACAAGCAAGGTTGGCTCAGTCAGCTACGCCGAAAATCAAGAAGCCAATATTTTAGCAGGCCAAACCTACATTAATATTCATAGCAGCAATTTCCCGGGTGGCGAGCTGCGCGCCCAGCTTGATGGCGCAACCGCGCTATGTGCCACTCCAACGCCCACAGCAACTGGAACAGTAACTAACACCCCAACCAACACCGCAACAGCAACAGTGACCAACACCCCAACCAATACGGTCACCGCTGTTCCACCAACCTTTACGATCTATCTTCCATTGACCATGAAATAA
- the ung gene encoding uracil-DNA glycosylase, which translates to MALTIPALWQPVLADETSKPYWNDLEAFVAAERAEQQVFPPEDQVFSALELTSPEQTKVLLLGQDPYHGPGQAHGLCFSVLPGIKAPPSLKNMFKELKTDLGCVVPNNGYLLPWAKQGMLMINAVMTVRAHTANSHKNRGWEKFTDAVIRQVNAKPEHVVFVLWGAYAQKKASLIDTSRHTIIQSAHPSPLSADNGFFGSRPFSKINAALEAHGQSPIDWQISNL; encoded by the coding sequence ATGGCATTAACGATTCCGGCTTTGTGGCAACCAGTGCTCGCCGACGAAACTAGCAAGCCATATTGGAACGATCTTGAGGCATTTGTCGCTGCTGAACGGGCTGAACAGCAGGTGTTTCCGCCAGAAGATCAAGTTTTTTCGGCCTTAGAATTAACATCGCCTGAGCAAACCAAGGTGCTGTTGTTGGGGCAAGATCCTTACCATGGCCCGGGTCAAGCCCATGGCCTATGTTTTTCGGTGCTGCCTGGAATCAAAGCGCCACCATCGCTCAAAAATATGTTCAAGGAACTCAAAACCGATCTTGGTTGTGTTGTGCCGAATAATGGCTATCTACTGCCATGGGCCAAACAAGGCATGTTGATGATCAATGCGGTGATGACGGTGCGGGCGCATACCGCCAACTCGCATAAAAATCGTGGCTGGGAGAAATTCACCGATGCGGTGATTCGCCAAGTCAATGCCAAACCTGAGCATGTGGTGTTTGTGTTGTGGGGAGCCTATGCCCAAAAGAAGGCTAGCTTAATCGATACGAGTCGCCATACGATTATTCAATCGGCGCATCCTTCGCCACTTTCGGCTGATAATGGCTTCTTTGGCAGCCGCCCGTTCTCCAAAATCAATGCAGCACTTGAGGCTCATGGCCAAAGCCCAATCGATTGGCAAATTTCAAATTTATAG